A section of the Clostridium omnivorum genome encodes:
- a CDS encoding Dabb family protein: protein MFTHIVFFKLNEPDELHVQQAKNLLLAMEGQIPMLKALEVGVDLLHTERSYDIALITKFDCKADLDAYQVHPYHVNNVLAKLKPMLKGSAAVDYEL, encoded by the coding sequence ATGTTTACTCATATTGTATTTTTTAAATTAAATGAACCCGATGAGTTGCATGTTCAGCAAGCAAAAAACCTACTATTAGCTATGGAAGGACAAATTCCTATGCTGAAAGCTTTAGAGGTAGGAGTGGATTTATTACATACTGAAAGATCTTACGATATAGCTTTGATTACAAAGTTTGACTGTAAAGCAGACCTGGATGCTTATCAAGTTCATCCATACCATGTTAACAATGTACTAGCTAAGCTAAAGCCAATGCTTAAAGGATCAGCGGCAGTAGATTACGAATTATAA
- a CDS encoding DUF6020 family protein — MENQSKYIILKQTSFRIILYSLPSIITFFIYLIGYYPGQMNIDSFEQWEQMITHNYNDWHPLFHTLFNQLITDILGRNPAAIAIVQILMITLVFGYGLYCLEKIGVKKSLLWFFSAAFALYPAGGILSICLWKDIPYTASILLLTICTINIVFTNGEWLNSKLHILILILASLGTLFFRHNGILSFAAVFILLPILFRNHFKKIGYMFLIIAACYVIIKFPIYRAFHIEPTQSSEAMGIPLNITAGIIKNDGYITDYQREVLNSFYPIEQWKKQYNPYCINPIKFDSKYLNMPLLLSSKKKFFTIWLQLMKQNPKLALEAYGKQTSVLWQLTNPSNGSVYIMNNGIQDNKFGLKNIELVPQISKLCYSIYDFTRSSNVIWFFWRPALHIYLSLIILVMLIIKIGFKSIIIIAPVMMNLAGLIVAIPAQDFRYLYCNVLATFLFIPLILFMYNKNFKNEPRK; from the coding sequence ATGGAAAATCAATCCAAATATATTATTTTAAAACAAACTAGCTTTAGAATTATTTTATATTCTTTGCCATCGATAATAACCTTTTTTATATACTTAATTGGTTATTATCCTGGCCAAATGAATATAGACAGTTTTGAACAGTGGGAACAAATGATTACACATAATTACAATGATTGGCATCCGCTTTTTCATACTTTATTCAATCAGTTAATTACAGATATTTTGGGAAGAAATCCTGCAGCCATAGCCATTGTACAAATACTAATGATTACCTTAGTTTTTGGCTATGGTCTATATTGTTTAGAGAAAATTGGAGTAAAAAAATCATTACTATGGTTTTTTTCCGCAGCATTTGCTTTATACCCTGCAGGTGGAATATTATCCATATGCTTATGGAAGGACATTCCTTATACTGCCTCTATATTACTATTAACCATTTGTACTATAAATATAGTCTTTACTAATGGTGAATGGCTTAATTCTAAGCTGCATATTCTCATATTAATCTTAGCAAGCTTGGGCACTCTTTTCTTCAGACATAATGGAATATTATCCTTTGCAGCAGTATTTATACTTCTCCCAATTCTTTTTAGAAACCATTTTAAAAAAATTGGTTATATGTTTTTAATTATTGCTGCATGTTATGTAATAATCAAATTTCCTATTTATAGAGCCTTTCATATAGAACCTACTCAAAGTAGTGAGGCTATGGGAATACCATTAAATATAACTGCAGGTATTATAAAAAATGATGGATATATTACAGATTATCAGAGAGAAGTATTAAATTCTTTTTATCCAATTGAACAGTGGAAAAAGCAATATAATCCATATTGTATTAATCCAATTAAGTTTGATTCAAAATATTTAAATATGCCGCTTTTGTTAAGTTCAAAGAAAAAGTTTTTTACAATATGGCTGCAGCTTATGAAACAAAATCCTAAGCTTGCTTTAGAGGCTTATGGCAAACAGACATCAGTACTTTGGCAGCTGACAAATCCATCAAATGGGTCAGTATACATTATGAATAATGGTATACAAGACAATAAGTTCGGACTTAAAAACATTGAACTAGTGCCTCAAATATCGAAGTTATGCTATTCAATTTACGATTTTACACGAAGTAGTAATGTTATATGGTTTTTCTGGAGACCTGCGTTACATATATATCTAAGTCTTATTATTCTAGTTATGTTAATAATAAAGATTGGTTTTAAATCAATCATAATCATTGCACCAGTAATGATGAACTTAGCTGGACTAATAGTTGCAATACCTGCACAGGACTTTAGATATCTATATTGTAATGTACTTGCAACATTTTTGTTTATTCCGTTAATACTATTTATGTATAATAAAAACTTTAAAAATGAACCTAGGAAATGA
- a CDS encoding glycosyltransferase family 2 protein, whose protein sequence is MKVLIIIPAYNEEKNLPKLINDIKRTCPDYDVLIVNDCSTDNTKSLQLNNSITKIDLPSNLGIGGSVQTGYKYAYYNNYDIAVQVDGDGQHDVIYIDSLIKEVTSGADLCLGSRFIDKQGFQSTKLRRIGIKYFSSLIYMVSGLKVTDPTSGFRACNKKAIKLFAKYYPTDYPEPETLVYLKRKKLCVKEVSVVMKERTSGKSSINFIKSIYYFIKVSMAVCFASMAK, encoded by the coding sequence ATGAAGGTATTGATTATAATTCCTGCTTATAATGAAGAAAAAAATTTGCCAAAGCTCATTAATGATATAAAAAGAACCTGTCCTGATTATGATGTTTTAATAGTAAATGACTGTTCCACTGATAATACTAAGTCCTTGCAGTTAAATAATTCAATAACAAAAATAGATTTGCCTTCAAATCTTGGAATTGGAGGTTCTGTACAAACAGGTTACAAATACGCCTATTATAATAATTACGATATTGCGGTTCAAGTTGATGGAGATGGTCAACATGATGTAATTTACATTGACTCCTTGATAAAAGAGGTAACATCTGGAGCAGACCTTTGCTTAGGTTCCAGGTTCATAGATAAGCAAGGTTTTCAATCTACTAAACTTAGAAGAATAGGTATTAAATATTTTTCTAGCCTTATCTATATGGTTTCAGGTCTTAAAGTAACAGACCCTACTTCTGGGTTTAGAGCATGTAACAAGAAAGCAATAAAGCTTTTTGCAAAATACTATCCAACTGATTATCCTGAACCTGAGACTCTAGTATATTTAAAAAGAAAAAAGCTTTGTGTTAAAGAAGTATCCGTAGTAATGAAGGAACGTACAAGCGGAAAATCTTCTATTAACTTTATTAAATCTATATATTATTTTATAAAAGTTTCAATGGCAGTATGTTTTGCATCCATGGCTAAGTAG
- a CDS encoding DUF2304 domain-containing protein, with amino-acid sequence MNSNLQIILLIASILFFVFIVKMVLNYKLDLKYSITWIFSSIIFILITIFPNLLSYLSKLLFIREPVNALFLIVIFFLLVIAFSLTLALSKKSNNIKSLVQELGILKLQVEDLSNQLEQLHGGD; translated from the coding sequence ATGAACTCAAATTTACAAATAATTTTATTGATTGCCTCTATACTATTCTTTGTATTTATTGTTAAAATGGTATTAAACTATAAATTAGACTTAAAGTATAGTATTACTTGGATTTTTTCAAGCATTATTTTTATATTGATAACTATATTCCCAAATTTATTGTCTTACTTATCAAAACTACTGTTTATAAGGGAACCTGTAAATGCCTTGTTCTTAATAGTAATCTTTTTTCTATTAGTTATTGCATTTTCTTTAACCTTAGCTCTTTCAAAAAAATCCAATAATATAAAATCTCTAGTTCAAGAATTGGGAATACTTAAGTTACAAGTAGAAGATCTTTCAAATCAACTAGAGCAATTGCATGGGGGGGATTAG
- a CDS encoding EamA family transporter, producing MGGISIEKFFLVFLNCILLVSGQILWKIGLRNIKIAGIKSLITAFFTPNIFGGLVIYGFATLLWFYILKRYDFTKVYPLQSMSYILALFAGYFILNETITRNTILGSLIICVGIFVLSK from the coding sequence ATGGGGGGGATTAGTATAGAAAAATTCTTTTTAGTATTCTTAAACTGTATATTACTAGTATCTGGACAAATACTATGGAAAATAGGTTTAAGAAACATAAAAATAGCTGGAATAAAAAGCTTAATTACTGCATTTTTTACGCCTAACATATTTGGCGGCCTTGTTATATACGGTTTTGCAACCTTGTTATGGTTCTATATTCTTAAAAGATATGACTTCACAAAAGTTTATCCACTTCAAAGTATGAGCTATATTTTAGCTCTATTTGCCGGGTACTTTATCCTAAATGAAACTATAACAAGAAATACAATTCTTGGCAGTTTAATTATTTGTGTTGGTATTTTTGTTTTATCAAAATAA
- a CDS encoding putative bifunctional diguanylate cyclase/phosphodiesterase, with the protein MRKNYQDRIKDIGNDFWKIYKEKNFYRSNAVIAKVVGIYFAVGCLFIILLDRVLYSSINNVTMLRNMYTIRGCLFVLLTTFVLFFGIKSSVKRNEFLVRKLVESYEDLEATNEELVAAEEELRGQYKVLQSNKENMYKLAYYDSLTGMPNRTLFLNNLQTQVSKSTSCGMRGALIFIDLDNFKDINDTLGHNIGDEILKAVGNVLKERVACYGTVYRSGGDEFSIIVPSIEDLEDVQDICNKILLDFSENFNVGNNQIYATSSLGVTLFPDDGSNVNVLMKNADISMYKSKMEGKNRFTFFDEKIYNAMVRRALIEHKLREAIKEEELFVNYQPIVDSRTGKLRGMEALIRWINKELGFVSPGEFISIAEDVGLIIPIGYWIFERVAEQITEWKSKGYDIEMASVNVSSIQIRQPDFVETLKSILEKTKCKGEWINIEITEGTLIAMTEQNLRVFNEIRELGMTMSLDDFGTGYSSLNYLKNIHFDILKIDKSLIDDMHINSNSRDIVDGIIQLAHKINLEVNAEGVELEEQVEALRDIECDMIQGYYFSKPLMVDDFEKILRDKCGVLV; encoded by the coding sequence ATGAGAAAAAATTATCAGGATAGAATTAAAGATATTGGAAATGACTTTTGGAAAATTTATAAGGAAAAAAACTTCTATAGATCTAATGCCGTTATTGCAAAAGTAGTAGGAATTTATTTTGCAGTAGGATGCCTTTTCATTATTTTATTAGATAGAGTGCTTTATTCTTCAATAAATAATGTAACAATGCTTAGAAATATGTATACAATAAGGGGATGCTTATTTGTTTTACTTACAACTTTTGTACTTTTTTTCGGTATAAAAAGCAGTGTTAAAAGAAACGAATTTCTTGTTAGAAAGCTAGTAGAGAGCTATGAGGATTTAGAGGCCACAAATGAGGAGCTTGTTGCTGCTGAAGAAGAACTTAGAGGTCAATATAAAGTACTGCAAAGCAATAAGGAAAATATGTACAAACTTGCTTATTATGATAGTTTGACTGGAATGCCAAATAGAACACTTTTTTTAAACAATCTTCAAACGCAAGTTAGCAAATCTACATCCTGCGGCATGAGGGGAGCACTTATTTTTATTGACTTAGACAATTTTAAAGATATTAATGATACTTTAGGTCATAATATAGGTGATGAGATTTTAAAAGCTGTAGGTAATGTATTAAAGGAAAGAGTTGCCTGCTATGGTACTGTATATAGATCAGGTGGAGATGAGTTTTCTATTATAGTTCCAAGTATAGAAGATTTAGAAGATGTTCAAGATATCTGCAATAAAATATTACTGGATTTTTCAGAAAACTTTAATGTTGGAAACAACCAAATATATGCTACTTCCAGCTTAGGTGTTACATTATTTCCGGATGATGGCAGCAATGTTAATGTACTTATGAAAAATGCTGATATATCTATGTATAAATCAAAGATGGAGGGTAAAAACAGATTTACCTTTTTTGATGAAAAGATATATAATGCAATGGTGAGAAGAGCATTGATTGAACATAAGCTAAGAGAGGCTATTAAGGAAGAGGAATTGTTTGTAAATTACCAGCCAATAGTTGATTCTAGAACTGGAAAACTAAGAGGAATGGAAGCACTAATTAGATGGATTAATAAGGAATTAGGGTTTGTCTCCCCAGGCGAGTTTATAAGCATAGCAGAAGATGTTGGTCTTATAATTCCAATAGGTTACTGGATATTTGAAAGGGTAGCAGAGCAAATAACTGAATGGAAATCAAAAGGCTATGATATAGAAATGGCATCTGTAAATGTTTCTTCTATTCAGATAAGACAGCCTGATTTTGTAGAAACTCTTAAAAGTATACTTGAAAAGACAAAATGTAAAGGTGAATGGATTAATATTGAAATAACAGAAGGTACCTTGATTGCCATGACTGAACAAAACTTGAGAGTTTTTAACGAAATAAGAGAACTTGGAATGACAATGTCCCTAGATGATTTTGGTACTGGATATTCTTCTTTAAATTACTTAAAAAATATACACTTTGATATTTTGAAGATTGACAAAAGTCTTATAGATGATATGCATATTAACTCTAACAGCAGAGATATTGTTGATGGTATAATTCAATTAGCACACAAGATTAATTTAGAGGTAAATGCTGAAGGTGTTGAATTAGAGGAGCAGGTTGAAGCACTAAGAGATATAGAGTGCGATATGATTCAAGGCTATTACTTTAGTAAGCCTCTGATGGTGGATGACTTTGAAAAGATACTAAGAGATAAATGTGGAGTTTTAGTATAA
- a CDS encoding DRTGG domain-containing protein, translated as MSKHEDIIKYILSLEVGSKISVRSIASELGVSDGTAYRAIKDSETMGIVSTIPRVGTVRIEKVEKKSIEALTYAEVINITDGSLLGGKDGIYKTLSKFIIGAMTIDAIMKYITPNCLVIVGNREEVQRLALMNECAVLITGGFGCSDEVKKLANEKCLPIISSSYDTFTVASMINKAISESLIKKDIILVEDIMKTNPVYLKVTDTVGQWKDMMRETSHERYPIVDNEMRVMGIATLKDMTSEVDNSAPIGKLMSKDPITVTPKTTVAYAAHIMGWEGIELCPVIEGRKLIGVVSRHDVIKALQYMSRQPQVGETMEDLILKNFEFSSSNEKMHFWGKIIPEMLDPIGTASWSSLNMLLTTMGIMSFRQKNQINVSVDSVMTYFMKPVQMDGMIEIFTEIIDMGRNFCKVQVDMFDNKKELIAKALLSAKIMRR; from the coding sequence ATGTCAAAGCATGAGGATATTATTAAATATATACTTTCTCTAGAAGTAGGAAGTAAAATATCTGTTAGAAGTATTGCAAGCGAATTAGGGGTAAGTGACGGAACTGCGTATAGAGCAATTAAGGATTCAGAAACTATGGGAATTGTAAGTACAATTCCTAGAGTAGGTACTGTAAGAATAGAAAAGGTTGAAAAAAAGAGTATTGAGGCGTTAACCTATGCTGAAGTGATAAATATAACAGATGGATCACTTCTCGGTGGAAAAGATGGAATATATAAGACATTAAGTAAATTTATAATTGGTGCCATGACGATAGATGCTATTATGAAATATATAACCCCTAATTGTCTTGTGATTGTAGGAAATAGGGAAGAAGTTCAAAGACTGGCACTAATGAACGAATGTGCAGTGCTTATCACCGGGGGCTTTGGCTGCAGTGATGAAGTAAAAAAATTGGCTAATGAAAAGTGCCTTCCTATTATTTCTTCTAGCTATGATACTTTTACTGTAGCTAGTATGATAAATAAGGCAATTTCTGAAAGTCTAATTAAAAAGGATATAATATTGGTAGAAGATATAATGAAAACTAATCCTGTTTATCTGAAAGTCACTGATACTGTAGGTCAGTGGAAGGATATGATGAGAGAGACAAGCCATGAAAGATATCCTATAGTAGACAATGAAATGAGAGTTATGGGGATTGCAACATTAAAGGATATGACTTCAGAAGTAGACAACTCAGCACCTATAGGTAAGCTTATGAGCAAGGATCCAATAACTGTTACTCCTAAAACAACTGTAGCTTATGCAGCCCATATTATGGGATGGGAAGGCATTGAATTGTGCCCTGTAATTGAGGGGAGAAAGCTAATAGGGGTCGTAAGCAGACATGACGTAATAAAGGCACTGCAATATATGTCTAGACAGCCTCAGGTTGGCGAAACCATGGAAGATTTGATCCTGAAAAACTTTGAGTTTTCCAGCAGCAATGAAAAAATGCATTTTTGGGGTAAGATTATACCTGAAATGCTTGATCCAATAGGAACTGCATCTTGGAGTTCATTAAATATGCTGCTAACTACCATGGGAATAATGAGTTTCAGACAAAAAAATCAAATAAATGTATCTGTGGATAGTGTTATGACATATTTTATGAAACCAGTTCAGATGGATGGTATGATAGAAATATTTACTGAAATTATAGATATGGGTAGAAACTTTTGCAAAGTGCAAGTTGATATGTTTGATAATAAAAAAGAGTTAATTGCAAAGGCACTGCTTTCTGCAAAAATAATGAGAAGATAG
- the whiA gene encoding DNA-binding protein WhiA has protein sequence MSFSAKVKSEVCRITNMSTEEAKAILSAIMKVSGTLSLGSNKQLSFKVTTENPSIARYMFKVLKQHFNIHTKLLVKKGNSFKKSNIYIVVISEDMGVRDLLQKVGVLKDNGGVFSLDYGIPKELVASDEAKRAYIRGAFLGGGSVSNPEKTYHLEFVTHNNDYADELCNLINTYGLTAKVIQRKGSYIIYIKEGEQIVDLLNIIGAHGSLLQLENVRIMKEMRNNVNRLVNCETANLSKTVNAAVRQIESIRLIQKEIGLQRLPKNLREIAELRLSYPDESLKELGELLDPPVGKSGVNHRLRRIEKIADELRREER, from the coding sequence ATGTCTTTTTCAGCAAAAGTTAAAAGTGAAGTTTGCAGAATTACAAATATGTCAACAGAAGAAGCTAAGGCAATTCTTTCCGCCATAATGAAGGTTAGTGGAACATTAAGCCTGGGTTCAAACAAGCAATTGAGTTTCAAGGTCACAACGGAAAATCCGTCTATTGCCAGATATATGTTCAAGGTGCTAAAGCAGCATTTTAATATTCATACAAAGCTGTTAGTAAAAAAGGGAAATTCCTTTAAAAAGAGCAATATCTATATTGTGGTAATTTCAGAAGATATGGGTGTGAGAGACCTGCTTCAAAAGGTGGGTGTACTTAAAGACAATGGGGGAGTATTTTCATTAGACTATGGTATTCCAAAGGAGCTTGTGGCATCAGATGAAGCTAAGAGAGCCTATATTAGAGGGGCATTTTTAGGGGGAGGAAGTGTTAGTAACCCAGAAAAGACTTATCACCTTGAATTTGTAACGCATAATAATGACTATGCAGATGAACTGTGCAATCTTATAAACACCTACGGACTTACAGCAAAGGTTATTCAAAGGAAGGGCAGCTACATTATCTATATTAAAGAAGGGGAGCAGATTGTGGACCTTCTAAATATAATTGGAGCTCATGGATCCTTACTTCAACTTGAAAATGTAAGAATAATGAAGGAAATGAGAAACAATGTAAATAGGCTAGTAAACTGTGAAACTGCTAATTTGAGTAAGACGGTAAATGCAGCAGTTAGACAGATAGAAAGCATTAGACTTATTCAAAAGGAAATAGGACTTCAAAGATTGCCAAAAAACTTAAGGGAAATAGCCGAGCTTAGACTGAGTTATCCAGATGAATCTTTGAAAGAGCTTGGAGAGTTACTTGATCCACCTGTGGGAAAATCTGGAGTGAATCATAGATTGAGAAGAATTGAAAAGATAGCAGATGAGCTTAGAAGAGAGGAAAGGTAG
- a CDS encoding gluconeogenesis factor YvcK family protein, with protein MRIIDWLKPGVRVKRWILLGILGILLIAFGLIEFVQHRLYYFMYIAFYIFLIAAGSFILYTAVSQGMRSIIILINKGYINVSLDSRKLENLIYEKRLLVKGPKIVVIGGGTGLSTMLRGLKHYTSNITAIVTVADDGGGSGDLREDLGILPPGDIRNCILALADTEPLMEELLQYRFKDGRLKNQSFGNLFLAAMDGISSNFEEAVQKMSSVLAVTGKVVPVTLDNIVLKAKLKNGKVISGESNIPEQALEQMSPIEKVFIEPSNARALQESVDAIREADAIILGPGSLYTSVIPNLLIKDISGALHRTKAIKIYVSNIMTQPGETDGYGVEDHLKAIFKHGGDGTVDYAVVNVGKIDKELEVKYKEETSGMVSIDEEKVKSMNVKIIEGDFIKVKNGLIRHNSDKLADILIETIMDKKLLADKKKIIEYFYLSERLKENKNK; from the coding sequence ATGAGGATTATAGACTGGTTAAAACCAGGAGTAAGGGTGAAAAGGTGGATATTACTGGGCATACTTGGAATCTTACTTATAGCTTTTGGACTTATAGAGTTTGTGCAGCATAGGTTATATTATTTTATGTATATTGCTTTTTATATTTTTCTCATAGCAGCAGGTTCATTTATACTCTATACTGCTGTTTCGCAAGGAATGAGATCTATTATTATATTGATTAACAAAGGTTATATAAATGTTTCTTTGGACTCTAGAAAGCTAGAAAATCTTATATATGAAAAAAGACTTTTAGTTAAAGGGCCTAAAATAGTAGTTATTGGTGGTGGTACCGGACTTTCTACTATGCTTAGAGGATTAAAGCACTATACCTCCAATATTACAGCAATAGTTACTGTTGCAGATGATGGAGGCGGTTCTGGGGATTTAAGAGAAGATTTAGGAATACTTCCACCTGGGGATATAAGAAACTGCATTTTAGCTCTCGCTGACACAGAGCCTTTGATGGAGGAGCTGCTTCAGTATAGATTTAAGGATGGAAGATTAAAAAATCAGAGCTTTGGAAATCTATTTCTAGCAGCTATGGATGGAATATCTAGTAACTTTGAAGAAGCTGTACAAAAGATGAGCTCTGTTCTTGCAGTAACAGGAAAGGTTGTTCCTGTTACTTTAGACAATATAGTACTTAAGGCAAAGCTTAAAAATGGAAAAGTAATTTCTGGAGAATCCAATATTCCAGAACAGGCATTGGAACAAATGAGTCCTATCGAAAAAGTTTTTATTGAGCCTTCTAATGCTAGAGCATTACAAGAATCTGTTGATGCTATAAGAGAAGCAGATGCTATTATTCTAGGACCAGGAAGCTTGTATACAAGTGTAATACCTAATCTATTAATTAAGGATATTTCAGGTGCACTCCATAGAACAAAGGCTATAAAAATATACGTTTCAAATATAATGACCCAGCCAGGCGAAACAGATGGGTATGGTGTGGAAGATCATTTAAAGGCTATCTTTAAACATGGTGGAGATGGCACAGTGGATTATGCAGTAGTAAATGTAGGAAAGATAGATAAAGAATTAGAAGTGAAGTATAAGGAAGAGACATCAGGAATGGTTTCTATTGATGAAGAAAAAGTAAAGAGTATGAATGTAAAAATTATTGAAGGCGATTTTATTAAGGTTAAAAATGGACTTATCAGACACAATTCAGATAAATTAGCTGATATTTTAATTGAAACTATAATGGATAAGAAGCTTCTTGCAGATAAGAAGAAGATTATAGAATACTTCTATCTATCAGAAAGATTGAAGGAAAATAAAAATAAGTAA
- the rapZ gene encoding RNase adapter RapZ, whose protein sequence is MRFVIVTGLSGAGKTQAIRNLEDLGFFCVDNMPPTLIPKFAEACYQTEGRIDKIALVIDIRGGKFFDDLFTSLKYLMEQGYKYEILFLDANDETLIKRFKESRRKHPLAPDGRVLNGIDMERNRLREVKDRADNIIDTTKLSARELRDKINSIYGEEGQLETQLMITVLSFGFKYGIPVDSDLVFDVRFLPNPFYIPELKQFSGNDKPVRDYVFDFDETKEFVNKLEDMVEFLIPHYLKEGKRQLIISIGCTGGRHRSVSIANEIYERLKQNGHKINIDHRDINEDAHKGGLKL, encoded by the coding sequence ATGAGATTTGTAATAGTTACTGGACTATCAGGAGCAGGTAAAACACAGGCAATTAGAAATTTAGAGGATTTAGGATTTTTTTGTGTAGATAATATGCCTCCTACACTTATACCAAAATTTGCAGAAGCTTGCTACCAAACAGAAGGAAGAATAGACAAGATAGCTTTGGTAATTGATATTAGAGGCGGAAAGTTTTTCGATGACCTTTTCACAAGCTTAAAATATCTTATGGAACAAGGTTATAAATATGAAATACTATTCTTAGATGCAAATGATGAAACTCTTATTAAGAGATTTAAAGAATCAAGAAGAAAGCATCCGCTTGCACCAGACGGCAGAGTGCTGAACGGAATTGATATGGAGAGAAATAGACTTAGGGAAGTCAAGGATAGAGCAGATAATATTATAGATACAACAAAGCTTTCCGCAAGGGAGCTTAGAGATAAGATTAATTCTATATATGGAGAAGAAGGCCAGCTTGAAACTCAACTAATGATAACTGTATTGTCTTTTGGATTCAAATATGGAATACCGGTGGACTCTGATTTGGTATTTGATGTGAGATTTCTCCCAAACCCATTTTATATACCAGAGCTTAAGCAGTTTTCAGGCAATGATAAGCCTGTTAGAGATTATGTATTTGATTTTGATGAAACCAAGGAATTTGTTAATAAATTAGAGGATATGGTTGAATTTTTAATACCTCATTATCTGAAGGAAGGAAAAAGACAGCTAATAATCTCTATTGGATGTACAGGAGGCAGACATCGTTCTGTATCAATTGCAAATGAGATATATGAAAGATTAAAGCAAAATGGACACAAAATAAATATAGACCATAGAGATATAAATGAGGATGCGCATAAAGGTGGGTTAAAGCTATGA